The genomic window CAAGGACGTCGTGATCAGTCCGGAGACCTCTTCTTCGGAGACGTGCTCGTCGCGGCGGTTGGCCGGCATGAGCCGGTTGAGCCACGGGGCGTCCGCCAAAAACGGGTAGGAGCAGAACGCGACGCCGATCGCCAGGGCGCCCGTGGACAGGGTGGTCAGGTAAAACTGCGCCGGCGTCGTCCAGTGGTTCCAGGCCGGAATGGTCGGCAGCATATACAGGTTCGCCATGGACGCGACGAACACGACGCCGACCAGGGCCGTCAGGGAGGCCAGCACGACGCGGATCCGCTGCGTGAGCCAACCCAGCCACTGGCAGGCCGCGAAGAGGAAGCCGAGGCCAGCGAAAATGACGCCGAGTATCACCTCTTGGCTCAGCGCGGAGTTCGACCAGCCGCGCAAAACGTTGAGGGCGTTGAAGGGGTTGCCGAGGTGGAAGGAGGCGGCCAGGAAACCGGCGACCATGATCGGGCCGATGGCGTACAGCGCCGGATCGGCGACGCGGTCGATCACCGCGGTGGAGTATTTCTTTCTCCCCAGCACCTGGACGGCGCCCAGGACCAGGAAAGCCCCGACGGCCATCTGGCCGAAGACGGTGAACAGCGTCAACGGCCATTCGTGGGTGTTCAAGAGGGTCTCCTAGATTTCAGTGCGGTTGACGATCTCACCGTTGTCCGACTGCCACGGCTGGGCGTCGCGGTGCGGGGTGATGACGAGGTTGGGCTTCGTGATCGACGGGTCCGGCAGCGGCGCGACGGCGTCGACGTCGCCATACTTCTCCCGTAATTCACCGATCGGGCCCCAATCCAGGGCGCGTGAAGGGCAGGCGGACACGCAGGCGGGGTCCAGCCCCTCCGAGCGGTAATCGCGGCACATGTCGCACTTGGTCATCATGCCCTGCTCCGCGTCGAACTGCGGTGCGGAGTAGGGGCAGGCCCACTCGCAGTAGCGGCAGCCGACGCACTTGTCCTGGTCGACCCAGACCACGCCGTCGTCGTCCTTGGTCATGGCGGTGGTGGGGCAGGCCTTGATGCACACCGGGTCCACGCAGTGGTTGCAGGCGATGGAGGTGTAGTACGTGAAGGTGTCGTTGGTGAAGGAGCCGTCCGAGGCGAGGTTCCAGGAGCCGCCGGAGTATTCCACGACGCGACGGAAGTTCACCCCGAGCGGGGTGTCGTGCTTGTCGGTGCACGCGATCTGGCAGGCCTTACAGCCGTTGCAGAGCTCCTGGTTGAAGTAGAAGCCGAGGTTGGTGTTCTCTGACACGAGGCGTCCTTATCTTGGGGAGGGTCCGGCTCAGGCTTTTTCGACCTGGCAGATGGTGGTGTGTTGGGCGTTGCCCTTGGCGATGGGGGAGGGGTGCCAACTGGTCAGAGTGTTGACGGAGGAGCCTTCGTCGACGCCGTCTTTGTTGGGGTCGAACCAGGAGCCCTGGGGAATCGAGATCACGCCCGGCGCGATGCGCGGAGTGACCCGGGCGATGGAGCGGATCCGGCCGCGGCCGTTGTAGGCGTAGACCAGATCGTCGTTGGCGATGCCGCGTTCGGCGGCGTCCACGGGGTTCAGCCACAGCACCTGCGGGTGAGCGTCGTCGCGCAGCCAGTCGACGTTGGCGTAGGAAGAGTGCGTGCGGCCCTTGGTGTGATGCCCGATGCATTGCAGCGGATAGCGCTCGTCGGCACGCGCCGCCAGCGCCCCTTCCCAGGTGTCGACTTGTTCCGGCAGGGCGGTGATCCGGTCGCCCGGGATGGTCGGGTCGAATTCCCACTCGTCGGCGATGTCGGCGAGCTGCTGGGAGTAGATCTCGATCTTGCCTGACGGGGTCGGCAGCGGGTTGTTCTCCGGGTCTGCGCGAAACTCCGCGAGGGGGATGACCGAGTCGGCGGCGCGTTTCCACACACCCATCTCCTTGAAGTCCTCGTACTCCGGCAGGTCGGGGATCTCTTCCCGCGACTTGTCGAGGGTGTATTTCACCCACTCTTCCTGGGTGCGGCCTTCGGTGAACTGCTCGCGGACGCCGAAGCGCTCCGCCAGGTCGGCGATGACGTCGTAGATCGGGCGGCAGTCGTAGAGAGGCGCGATCGCTGGCGAGGCCAGGATCGAGTACTCCATGCTGCCAGCGGAACCCTGCTGAATGACGTCCTCCTGCTCGGCGGTGGAGGCGTCCGGTAAGACGTAGTCGGCGTAGCGGGCGGAGGTGGTCATCTGGATGTCGGAGACCACGATCAGCTCCGCCTTGGATTCGTCCTGGAGCAAGTCGACGGTGCGGTTGATGTCGCCGTGCTGGTTGGTCAGCGCGTTGCCGCCGTACTGCCAGATCATCTTGATCGGAACGTCCAGCTTGTCTTTGCCGCGCACGCCGTCGCGCAGCGCGGTCAGCTCGGTGCCCCGGTCGACGGCGTCGGTCCAGCCGTTGACGGAGATGGCGGTCTCCACCGGGTTCTCGTGCTGGGTGTTGAACGGGTAGACCATCGGCAGGGACGCGGAGGCCTCCCGGCCGCCGGTGCCGCCGCCGGGGATACCCACCTGTCCGATCAGGGCGGCGAGGGTGAAGATCGCGCGGGCCTGGTTTTCGCCGTTGGCGTGGCGCTGCGGCCCCCAGCCCTGGGTGATGGCGCAGGGCTTGGCCAGGGCGATCTCGCGGGCCAGCTGCCGAATCCGGTCGGCGGGCACCCCGGTGAGCGCGGCCGCCCACGCCGGCGTCTTTTCGACGCCGTCGGCGCCCTTGCCCTCGAGGTAGGAGCGGTAGGAGGAGTGCTCGGGCGCGCCTTCGGGCAGGTGGTCCTCGTCGAAGCCGACGCAGTAGGAGTCGAGAAACTCTTGGTCGTGGAGCCCTTCGGCGATCATGACGTGGGCCATGCCGGTGACTAGGGCGGCGTCGGTGCCGGGGCGCAGGGCCACCCATTCGTCCCCGAGTCCCACGGAGGTCTCCGAGTAGCGGGGATCGATGACGATGGTCTTGACGCCGTAATCCTGCTTGATTTTCTGGGTGACGAAGGTTTCTCCGCCGCCCGACATGCGGGTCTCGAGCGGATTGTTGCCGAACATCACCTGCAGCCGGGCGTTTTTCACGTCGTCGAAGGAGTTCGACGGCGTCCACTCGCCGTAGTGGTAGGGGTAGGCCCCGGCGATCTGGGCGGAGGAATAGTCGCCGTAATGGTTGAGGTATCCGCCGATGAGGTTCATGAAGCGTGCGAACGGCGTTTCGGCGGGGGCCAGGAACGCACGACGGTGGCGCCGATGGTGCCGGTGCCGTAGTTGAGGTAGATCGACTCGTTTCCGTAGTCGCGCAGCAGCCGCTTCATCTTGTCGGCGATCTCGTCGAGGGCCTGCTCCCAGGAAATCTTTTCCCATTCACCGGCGCCGCGCAGCGTGCCGGGCTTGCGCTTCAGCGGGGTCTTGAGCCGGTCGGGGTTGTAGATGCGGTGGCGGATGGAGCGGCCGCGCACGCAGGCGCGGATCTGTTGGGTGCCGATCTCGTCGTCGCCGGTGTCGTCGGGGAGCACGCGGGTGACCGCCCCGTCCTTGACCACGAGCCGCAACGGGCAGCGGGATCCGCAGTTGACGGTGCAGGCGGACCACACGATTTTTTCGCCGGACGCGTCACTGGCGGCGGCCGCTTGGGCGGGGCCGACGCCGGGTTCACCGGCGAAGACGCCTGAACTGACCAGGGCAGTGGTCGCGCCGGTGGCGGCGGTCCAGGCGAGGAAGGAACGTCTGTTGACGGTGAAGTCGCTCATGTGTCCACACAACCTTTTCTGCAGGGGCGGCTGAATGCTTGTGAACGACAACCTTAAGCAGTCATTGGTTTTAGTGCAAAGGTGAAATAGGGGTTGCTTATCCATTTAAAACGGGCGTACGGTTTTGCGCCCCTGCCAGGGGGTTTGCTCTGTGGTGCTCTTATTGTGCCGTTGAGCTGGGGCTACCTCTAGGGGGCCGTGAGGTGCACTTATGGGGTGCTGCTACAAGTTTGAACCCTCTGATAGGGGCCGCGAATAGTACGTACGTCTGGTTTAGGGCAAACATCACATCATTTTAGGGTGTGGGTCGGCCTCGATCACCTCGATCGTGACGTTGACTGTCGTCAATTCATATGTTCCGGGGGAGGCGTCCAGGCGGGCGCGGATCTCATCCGAGACGGTACGGGTGACCTCGATGAGGCCGTCGCCGGCAGGATCCACAGACGCCCGGGGCGTGTCCTGGGCGGGCAGAAACCGCACCGCCGGGCCCGGCCCGACGAGCGTGAACTCGCGCTCGAATCCCAGGCGGGTGCGTTGCGCCGACAGCACGGCCTCCACCGCGACGGGCCCCATCGCCAGCCGCAACCGCCCGTCGACGTACTTCTGCTCCAACCGGTCGGCGACGCCGTGCGAGGTGGAGGACCCCTCCTTCGCCGTGCCCTCGTCGATCCGGGTGGCCAGGCGAGCGTGGGCACGCAGGCTGGGTCGGCCCACGACAGTGACTCCCAGAGGGTAGGCCCCGGTGAGCAGGTCGATGAATTTCTCTGTCCGCCACCCCAGCGCATCCCGCAGGTCGCGGGCGGTGATCCCGATCAACTGGTTGAACACCACGGTTCCGGCGGAGCGGTTCGAGGAGGTCAGCGCCGGGTCCGGTGAAAACACCGCCGCCGTCAACGGCTCCGTCCCGCCGCCGGGTTCTTCCTCGCCGGCGATCGGCCCCTGCATGTCCAGATGATGATTCGGCAAGATGGGGTGGCCGTGGTCGGCGACGTAATTGGCCAGGTAGGTCAACAGGTCCACCGGCCACAGCGGGGGAGTGCCCGTGCCGTCTGTGCTGGCTGCGACCCGCATGGTCAACTCCACTCCCTGGCTGGCCGGCGCGTCCGAGAGCCCCCGGGTGACGTAGTGCCAGTGGGGCGCGGCGCCGCCGACCGGCTCCGGCACGGCGTAGGCCAGCACGTCCTCCACCACACCGGCGGGGACGGGCAGGCGGAATCCCTCCTGCCCGGGGTAGCGGTCGCGCAGGGAAAGCAGGATGAACTCCCTGCGTTTGTCCGCGTTGCTCTGCTCCTCGGGCACGCTGGGCGTAGGCTTCGGAAGGGCTGTGTCGCGGCGAAGAAGACGATCGAGGAATCCCATGAGCCAATCTTACGGCCCACGGATCACTGACTCGAGAACGGGAACAATCATCCGCCCAGTACCGTTGTACCTTTGTACGTGTCCGGCTCATAGAATTTCTCTGTGATCGCTCGTGGTCCCTATGGACCATATGACTCATTTACGCATACGGAAAGGAACCGAGGTTTTTCATGAACAGCAATAACCCGGTGCTCACACGAATCGTCGACGACGGCCACAGTCGACAGGGCTACCAGGACCCCTACGCCGGTTACGGACGGGGCGGGGCCCCGACGCAGACCACGGACCGCCCCATGACGGTCGATGACGTGGTCACCAAGACCGGCATCACCTTGGGCGTGCTCGTGGCCTTCGCCCTGGTCACTTTCGGCGTGTCCACGGTCAACATGGGCCTGGCCATGCTGCTGACCATCGGCGGCGGCATCGCGGCCTTCATCACCGTCTTGGTCAGCGTCTTCACCCGCAAGTATGGCTCCCGCACCGTGACCTTGCTGTACGCGGCGCTGCAGGGCCTCTTCCTCGGCGGCTTCTCCCT from Corynebacterium maris DSM 45190 includes these protein-coding regions:
- a CDS encoding dimethyl sulfoxide reductase anchor subunit family protein — its product is MNTHEWPLTLFTVFGQMAVGAFLVLGAVQVLGRKKYSTAVIDRVADPALYAIGPIMVAGFLAASFHLGNPFNALNVLRGWSNSALSQEVILGVIFAGLGFLFAACQWLGWLTQRIRVVLASLTALVGVVFVASMANLYMLPTIPAWNHWTTPAQFYLTTLSTGALAIGVAFCSYPFLADAPWLNRLMPANRRDEHVSEEEVSGLITTSLKWIGVAVVILMPLELLVLVFYYGRPAGVNPTEFDFPMAWFVIRVALLIIGAGLMGVFLVQSATKAEADSGVRTPAQRRLLLMVTLSYLLVSASAIIGRFIFYGGSDRIGI
- a CDS encoding suppressor of fused domain protein — translated: MGFLDRLLRRDTALPKPTPSVPEEQSNADKRREFILLSLRDRYPGQEGFRLPVPAGVVEDVLAYAVPEPVGGAAPHWHYVTRGLSDAPASQGVELTMRVAASTDGTGTPPLWPVDLLTYLANYVADHGHPILPNHHLDMQGPIAGEEEPGGGTEPLTAAVFSPDPALTSSNRSAGTVVFNQLIGITARDLRDALGWRTEKFIDLLTGAYPLGVTVVGRPSLRAHARLATRIDEGTAKEGSSTSHGVADRLEQKYVDGRLRLAMGPVAVEAVLSAQRTRLGFEREFTLVGPGPAVRFLPAQDTPRASVDPAGDGLIEVTRTVSDEIRARLDASPGTYELTTVNVTIEVIEADPHPKMM
- a CDS encoding molybdopterin-dependent oxidoreductase, coding for MSDFTVNRRSFLAWTAATGATTALVSSGVFAGEPGVGPAQAAAASDASGEKIVWSACTVNCGSRCPLRLVVKDGAVTRVLPDDTGDDEIGTQQIRACVRGRSIRHRIYNPDRLKTPLKRKPGTLRGAGEWEKISWEQALDEIADKMKRLLRDYGNESIYLNYGTGTIGATVVRSWPPPKRRSHAS
- a CDS encoding DMSO/selenate family reductase complex B subunit gives rise to the protein MSENTNLGFYFNQELCNGCKACQIACTDKHDTPLGVNFRRVVEYSGGSWNLASDGSFTNDTFTYYTSIACNHCVDPVCIKACPTTAMTKDDDGVVWVDQDKCVGCRYCEWACPYSAPQFDAEQGMMTKCDMCRDYRSEGLDPACVSACPSRALDWGPIGELREKYGDVDAVAPLPDPSITKPNLVITPHRDAQPWQSDNGEIVNRTEI
- a CDS encoding DMSO/selenate family reductase complex A subunit, translating into MNLIGGYLNHYGDYSSAQIAGAYPYHYGEWTPSNSFDDVKNARLQVMFGNNPLETRMSGGGETFVTQKIKQDYGVKTIVIDPRYSETSVGLGDEWVALRPGTDAALVTGMAHVMIAEGLHDQEFLDSYCVGFDEDHLPEGAPEHSSYRSYLEGKGADGVEKTPAWAAALTGVPADRIRQLAREIALAKPCAITQGWGPQRHANGENQARAIFTLAALIGQVGIPGGGTGGREASASLPMVYPFNTQHENPVETAISVNGWTDAVDRGTELTALRDGVRGKDKLDVPIKMIWQYGGNALTNQHGDINRTVDLLQDESKAELIVVSDIQMTTSARYADYVLPDASTAEQEDVIQQGSAGSMEYSILASPAIAPLYDCRPIYDVIADLAERFGVREQFTEGRTQEEWVKYTLDKSREEIPDLPEYEDFKEMGVWKRAADSVIPLAEFRADPENNPLPTPSGKIEIYSQQLADIADEWEFDPTIPGDRITALPEQVDTWEGALAARADERYPLQCIGHHTKGRTHSSYANVDWLRDDAHPQVLWLNPVDAAERGIANDDLVYAYNGRGRIRSIARVTPRIAPGVISIPQGSWFDPNKDGVDEGSSVNTLTSWHPSPIAKGNAQHTTICQVEKA